A region from the Rosa rugosa chromosome 6, drRosRugo1.1, whole genome shotgun sequence genome encodes:
- the LOC133716184 gene encoding dnaJ protein P58IPK homolog B-like, whose translation MASSSTYPFPHDPLVNLANMAAVKARDTAEAFFKLQYFELAIKQAMVAKQFDPDLQDVDHFILAYQIHKAVSEKKDWYHVLGFQQVTDYVTIKKQYKELARFVHPDKNSSAAAEGAFKHVKAALDFLSDSAKKKAYDKLLSTGQFQGSKVKNTRKRACPQAKTSRDDRDVFKKTIKIMRKTNPGQKTCCMRISVCRVA comes from the coding sequence ATGGCCAGCAGTAGCACTTACCCGTTTCCTCATGATCCCCTCGTTAACCTCGCCAATATGGCTGCTGTGAAGGCACGAGATACTGCAGAAGCGTTTTTCAAGCTTCAATACTTCGAGTTGGCGATCAAGCAGGCTATGGTAGCCAAACAATTCGACCCGGATTTGCAAGACGTCGATCACTTCATCCTAGCATACCAGATTCATAAAGCTGTGTCAGAGAAGAAAGATTGGTATCATGTTCTTGGCTTCCAACAGGTTACTGACTATGTAACCATCAAGAAACAATACAAAGAATTGGCGCGCTTTGTGCACCCAGACAAGAATAGCTCTGCTGCTGCAGAAGGGGCTTTCAAGCATGTCAAAGCGGCATTGGACTTTCTCTCTGACTCTGCCAAAAAGAAGGCTTACGACAAGTTGTTAAGTACTGGGCAGTTTCAAGGGTCTAAGGTCAAGAACACTCGCAAGAGGGCTTGCCCACAGGCTAAGACCAGTAGAGATGATCGGGATGTTTTCAAGAAGACTATCAAGATAATGAGGAA